One region of Fimbriiglobus ruber genomic DNA includes:
- a CDS encoding alpha/beta hydrolase, whose product MPRPTRRMMASAVAVCATAALAAWLYPSAGSGGMVYAAPGGEPLTLHLDYPPNRGPRCPVILFAPHRGDWGPSARNDSRCRTLIEGLNRRGYAVATAQYRQAGVHHFPAQIADGKRAVRWLRANADRLGLAGERIGAVGVSAGGYGVCMLGTAEARGGCDEPGENAVSARVHAVAALGAPTDLASRTWPRTTEQIYIRPYLGMAYYDDPELYARASPLTRVTSDAPPFLLFHSTDDRLVPVDQARTFADKLRRAGVSVELIEEGGAEHVWGGERLVRTVDRLGVFFDQHLRP is encoded by the coding sequence GTGCCCCGGCCGACCCGGCGAATGATGGCTTCCGCCGTCGCGGTCTGCGCGACTGCCGCACTGGCGGCGTGGCTCTATCCGTCCGCCGGGTCGGGCGGGATGGTGTACGCCGCCCCCGGCGGCGAACCCTTGACTTTGCATCTGGATTACCCACCCAATCGCGGCCCACGGTGTCCGGTCATTCTCTTCGCGCCCCATCGCGGGGATTGGGGGCCGTCGGCCCGGAACGACTCGCGGTGTCGGACACTGATCGAAGGACTGAACCGCCGAGGCTACGCGGTCGCCACGGCCCAGTACAGACAGGCCGGGGTCCACCATTTCCCCGCCCAGATCGCCGACGGCAAACGCGCCGTCCGTTGGCTCCGGGCCAACGCCGACCGACTCGGACTCGCGGGCGAGCGGATTGGGGCGGTCGGCGTGTCGGCCGGCGGATACGGCGTCTGTATGTTGGGGACGGCCGAAGCGCGGGGCGGCTGCGACGAGCCCGGTGAGAACGCGGTCAGTGCCCGGGTTCATGCCGTCGCGGCTCTTGGCGCGCCGACGGACCTGGCTTCCCGCACGTGGCCCCGGACGACCGAGCAGATTTACATCCGCCCGTATTTGGGCATGGCGTACTACGACGACCCGGAACTGTATGCCCGGGCATCCCCGCTCACCCGTGTGACTTCGGACGCGCCGCCCTTCCTGCTTTTCCACTCGACCGACGATCGGCTCGTCCCAGTCGATCAAGCCCGGACCTTCGCCGACAAGCTTCGCCGGGCCGGGGTATCGGTCGAACTGATCGAAGAGGGTGGCGCCGAACACGTTTGGGGCGGCGAGCGGTTGGTCCGGACGGTTGACCGCCTCGGGGTGTTCTTCGACCAACATCTCCGGCCGTGA
- a CDS encoding IS630 family transposase: MAEARDGKRTVYFVDASHFVLASFLGWVWCFVRLHVRAASGRQRYNVLGALNAVTHELVTEINTTYITATSVCALLRKIAALGGSLPITLVLDNARYQRCALVEHTAKALGIELLFLPSYSPNLNLIERLWKFVKKEALNSRHHQDFKKFQEAIDHCLADLPTKHREKLATLMTHKFQTWDNVSLLDA; encoded by the coding sequence TTGGCGGAAGCCCGCGACGGTAAGCGGACGGTGTACTTCGTGGACGCGTCGCACTTCGTCTTGGCGTCGTTCCTGGGGTGGGTGTGGTGCTTCGTCCGGTTACATGTCCGGGCCGCGTCGGGACGGCAGAGGTACAACGTGCTGGGTGCGCTGAACGCGGTCACGCACGAGCTGGTGACAGAAATCAACACGACGTACATCACGGCCACCTCGGTGTGTGCGTTGCTCCGCAAGATCGCGGCCCTCGGTGGGTCATTGCCGATCACGCTGGTACTCGACAACGCCCGCTACCAGCGGTGCGCGCTGGTGGAGCACACGGCCAAGGCACTCGGGATCGAGTTGTTGTTCCTGCCGTCGTATTCGCCGAACCTGAACTTGATCGAGCGACTCTGGAAGTTCGTGAAGAAGGAGGCGTTGAACAGCCGCCACCATCAGGACTTCAAGAAGTTCCAGGAGGCCATCGACCATTGCTTGGCGGATCTGCCGACGAAACACCGAGAGAAACTGGCGACCCTGATGACCCACAAATTCCAGACGTGGGACAATGTGTCACTCCTGGACGCGTAA
- a CDS encoding tetratricopeptide repeat protein, whose protein sequence is MPTINKLFLLKLALVTLALTGVLVGVHTVQARRIPDALRHQADRAADNSKTDLAVHYLRQYLEFRPTDTDAQERLATLMKEKPGRNPSELLLLYDKILRNDPTRSAVRRDALTACLRMGRYTDAEDHANVLLKEFPTDPDLWQKLAVAQAGLQNTEEARKSYEAAIGLDPSDPVPYQRLAQYLWGDLKLAPDSKAVIDRLVAALPLDAESYLTRARFDLFAADGSNALPDLRRALELDPENADALLLLAEQLQKGRDLAGARDCLADGLRLYPSDARMVRSLAWLELNRGNIGAAVGVLEDGMNHVRDSFDLLVPLADLLVQLGETARTEEIVRKLEGRSTAEARMQTKYLKSRLAMRRADWNGAAEILVALRAEAANLPGLENQTNLLLSICYQKQGDPAREQDTLKLLLNKDPNHVAARVALALSYLNSGRAAEAIREYEVAVQSPYASPTTHAALLRLKARDLKINGGRPRDWQQLDRAAGDLTKVYHPSAADPVLIRADLFAARGEYLKAATVLRAEAARRPGDTRLWAALAEATANVAGTGAGLGVVDEAQAAAGDGPEVRLARAALYARDPAALYPFDPLGGQIEMWPDADQTRFLFGMIEIYDRLGDDARVIQTYKRLVARRPADLNVWEALGERATASGDATTAAAARTAVAKLDPTGKAAALMDAWTVATAKNPAAAGAAADALVKAYGANPERAEACVALGKLKALGGDAAEAGKMFERATRLDPVRFPPVQAELAYLVSTGADAATAAVLARLAVDYRWAGEPFRRAVRGAARQLPSAGAKTLLAAARQYLETEPGGLGWLGDVYRAAGFKPEAVACYERAVGTAVANADDYLRLAVRTAEAGNVEGAVEGMAAARKKLPAPQFFAVAAEFAETKAAPVNWFPETESPADQKLYAQARLALKLSCLKRAEAVDMLEAFVKTVPAGSPTASWGTRNLAMLLAVRGGALDHKRAMDLLAKGGDQAGETPDEKRSAAAVLTALSRHLEGPDRKAALARAVKALDELVAETRSPRDAFLLAQVYRAAGNRAASIKVLNELNTSDPKNLDFHLMALDLLTEEENLRAAEPFARRLMVLYPTDVRAITAVARFECKSGHPERALVMAEEYPRTADANAGDLPTKSARTAELLDELSRLPNVRRTEIGHKMVRSAVEKYEGLIAERPEAVVAAAGLLASDERYGDAFTLIEKHSAILPSRLKAAAGLAALRAGGASERQIARAQEWFATARAEDPDSIALRLNEGEFFAIKQDFPHAEEAYRAVLDRDPKNVVALNNLAWLLAPRPEAAAQALALVDRAVGEVGVTGELLDTRARVRIAAKQYEMAEKDLVEALAQEKTPLRMFHLALAKEGQTPSRKSEAREAFRKAKDRGLDPRSVHPADLPQYRLFDAERPQKSVPN, encoded by the coding sequence ATGCCGACCATCAACAAGCTGTTCCTCCTGAAGTTGGCGCTCGTGACTCTGGCCCTGACCGGCGTGCTGGTCGGGGTCCACACGGTCCAGGCCCGCCGTATCCCAGACGCCCTACGACACCAGGCCGATCGCGCGGCCGACAACAGTAAGACCGACCTCGCTGTCCACTACCTCCGGCAATACCTCGAATTTCGACCGACCGATACCGACGCCCAGGAACGGCTCGCCACGCTGATGAAAGAGAAGCCCGGCCGCAACCCGAGCGAACTCTTACTCCTCTACGACAAGATCCTCCGCAACGACCCGACCCGCAGCGCGGTCCGCCGCGACGCGCTCACGGCGTGCCTGCGCATGGGCCGCTATACGGACGCCGAGGACCACGCCAACGTCCTCTTGAAAGAGTTCCCGACCGACCCGGACCTCTGGCAGAAACTCGCGGTGGCTCAGGCCGGTCTCCAGAACACCGAGGAGGCGCGGAAGAGCTACGAGGCGGCGATCGGCCTCGACCCGAGCGACCCGGTCCCGTACCAACGGCTCGCCCAGTACCTCTGGGGTGATCTCAAGCTGGCACCGGATTCCAAGGCCGTCATCGATCGCCTGGTAGCCGCCCTCCCGCTCGACGCCGAATCGTACCTGACCCGCGCGCGCTTCGACCTGTTCGCCGCGGACGGGTCCAACGCCCTTCCGGACCTCCGCCGCGCGCTCGAACTCGACCCCGAAAACGCCGACGCCCTGCTCCTGCTGGCGGAACAACTGCAAAAGGGCCGCGATCTCGCGGGCGCCCGCGACTGCCTCGCCGACGGACTCCGACTCTACCCGTCCGACGCGCGCATGGTCCGCAGCCTCGCGTGGCTCGAACTCAACCGGGGCAACATCGGGGCGGCCGTGGGCGTCCTCGAAGACGGGATGAATCACGTCCGCGACAGCTTCGACCTACTCGTCCCGCTCGCCGATTTGCTCGTCCAACTCGGGGAAACGGCGCGGACCGAGGAAATCGTCCGCAAGCTCGAAGGGCGATCGACCGCGGAAGCCCGGATGCAGACGAAGTATTTGAAATCGCGGCTCGCCATGCGGCGGGCGGACTGGAACGGGGCGGCGGAAATTCTGGTCGCGCTCCGCGCCGAGGCAGCAAACCTGCCGGGACTGGAGAACCAGACCAACTTGCTACTGTCCATCTGTTACCAGAAGCAGGGTGATCCGGCGCGCGAGCAAGACACGCTCAAGCTGCTGCTCAATAAAGACCCGAATCACGTCGCCGCCCGCGTCGCACTCGCACTGTCGTACCTGAATTCCGGACGGGCGGCTGAGGCCATTAGGGAGTACGAGGTAGCCGTCCAGTCGCCGTACGCGAGTCCGACGACGCACGCAGCCCTGCTGCGGTTGAAGGCGCGGGATTTGAAAATCAACGGCGGCCGCCCGCGGGACTGGCAGCAACTCGATCGGGCGGCAGGAGACCTGACCAAAGTCTACCACCCGTCCGCTGCCGACCCGGTACTGATCCGGGCGGACCTGTTCGCCGCCCGTGGAGAGTACCTGAAGGCCGCCACCGTTCTCCGCGCGGAGGCCGCCCGGCGTCCGGGCGACACCCGCCTCTGGGCCGCGCTCGCCGAGGCGACCGCGAACGTGGCCGGGACGGGTGCGGGGTTGGGCGTCGTGGACGAGGCTCAGGCGGCAGCCGGCGACGGGCCGGAGGTGCGGCTCGCCCGAGCTGCCCTCTATGCCCGCGACCCTGCCGCCCTCTACCCCTTCGATCCCCTCGGCGGTCAGATCGAGATGTGGCCCGACGCCGACCAGACGCGGTTCCTGTTCGGCATGATCGAAATCTACGACCGACTCGGCGACGACGCCCGCGTGATCCAAACGTACAAGCGTTTAGTCGCCCGTCGGCCGGCTGATTTGAACGTGTGGGAGGCGCTGGGCGAGCGGGCGACGGCAAGCGGCGACGCAACCACCGCGGCCGCCGCCCGGACCGCGGTCGCGAAGCTAGATCCGACTGGTAAAGCAGCCGCCCTCATGGACGCCTGGACGGTGGCGACCGCGAAGAACCCGGCCGCCGCCGGCGCCGCGGCCGACGCGCTCGTCAAAGCTTACGGGGCCAATCCGGAACGGGCCGAGGCGTGTGTGGCACTCGGCAAACTCAAAGCCCTGGGCGGCGACGCGGCCGAAGCTGGGAAGATGTTCGAGCGGGCGACCCGGCTCGATCCGGTCCGGTTCCCGCCGGTGCAGGCGGAACTGGCTTACCTCGTTTCGACCGGCGCGGACGCGGCGACCGCCGCCGTGTTAGCCCGGCTCGCAGTCGACTACCGTTGGGCCGGTGAGCCGTTCCGCCGCGCGGTCCGCGGCGCGGCGCGGCAACTTCCCTCCGCTGGCGCGAAGACGCTTCTGGCCGCGGCCAGGCAGTACCTGGAGACGGAACCGGGCGGTCTCGGCTGGCTCGGCGACGTTTACCGAGCAGCCGGCTTCAAGCCGGAAGCCGTGGCATGCTACGAGCGGGCCGTCGGCACCGCCGTGGCGAACGCGGACGATTACTTACGGCTCGCCGTGCGAACCGCGGAAGCCGGGAACGTCGAGGGCGCGGTCGAAGGTATGGCCGCCGCCCGGAAGAAGCTGCCGGCGCCGCAGTTCTTCGCCGTGGCGGCCGAGTTCGCGGAAACGAAGGCCGCGCCCGTGAACTGGTTTCCTGAAACCGAGTCGCCGGCCGATCAGAAACTCTACGCCCAAGCCCGGCTGGCGCTCAAATTGTCCTGTCTGAAGCGGGCCGAGGCCGTCGACATGCTGGAAGCGTTCGTGAAGACCGTGCCAGCCGGTTCCCCGACGGCCTCGTGGGGCACGCGGAACTTGGCGATGCTTTTGGCCGTCCGCGGCGGTGCCCTCGACCACAAGCGGGCGATGGACTTGCTCGCGAAGGGGGGAGACCAGGCCGGCGAGACGCCCGACGAGAAGCGGTCCGCGGCGGCCGTCCTGACCGCGCTGTCGCGCCACCTGGAAGGCCCGGACCGCAAGGCTGCCCTCGCCCGGGCGGTCAAAGCCCTCGACGAACTCGTCGCCGAGACGCGGTCGCCGCGGGACGCGTTCCTGCTCGCCCAGGTCTACCGCGCGGCGGGGAACCGGGCGGCCAGCATCAAGGTGCTGAACGAACTCAACACCAGCGACCCGAAGAACCTCGACTTCCACCTGATGGCCCTCGACCTGCTCACCGAAGAAGAGAACCTCCGGGCGGCCGAGCCGTTCGCCCGCCGCCTGATGGTCCTGTACCCGACGGACGTTCGGGCGATCACGGCCGTCGCGCGGTTCGAGTGCAAATCCGGGCACCCCGAACGAGCCCTGGTGATGGCCGAGGAGTACCCGCGGACGGCTGACGCCAACGCCGGCGACCTGCCGACCAAGTCCGCGCGGACCGCCGAACTGCTCGACGAACTCTCCCGGTTGCCGAACGTCCGCCGGACGGAGATCGGGCACAAGATGGTCCGGTCGGCGGTGGAGAAGTATGAGGGGTTGATCGCCGAACGTCCCGAGGCGGTAGTCGCCGCCGCCGGTTTGCTCGCGTCCGACGAGCGGTATGGGGATGCGTTCACGTTGATCGAGAAGCACTCCGCGATACTTCCCTCGCGACTGAAAGCGGCCGCCGGGTTGGCGGCCCTGCGGGCGGGCGGCGCGTCGGAGCGACAGATCGCCCGCGCGCAGGAGTGGTTCGCGACAGCCCGAGCCGAAGACCCGGACTCGATCGCCCTGCGGCTCAACGAGGGCGAGTTCTTCGCCATCAAGCAAGACTTCCCGCACGCGGAAGAAGCCTACCGGGCGGTGTTGGACCGCGACCCGAAGAACGTGGTCGCACTCAACAACCTGGCCTGGCTCCTGGCCCCGCGGCCCGAGGCGGCGGCCCAGGCTCTCGCCCTGGTCGACCGCGCGGTCGGCGAAGTCGGCGTGACAGGCGAATTGCTCGACACGCGGGCACGAGTACGGATCGCGGCCAAGCAGTACGAGATGGCCGAAAAAGACCTCGTTGAGGCGCTCGCACAGGAGAAGACACCCCTGCGCATGTTCCACCTCGCGCTCGCCAAGGAGGGCCAGACGCCGTCCCGGAAGAGCGAAGCACGGGAGGCCTTCCGCAAGGCGAAGGACCGGGGTCTCGACCCCCGCAGCGTACACCCCGCCGACCTACCGCAGTACCGGCTGTTCGACGCGGAACGACCACAGAAGTCGGTCCCGAACTGA
- a CDS encoding helix-turn-helix domain-containing protein, protein MRPQYSFPEPVVQAIADARYRHPDPRVQERMEILWLKTRNVTHSRIAELANVSRSTVQRTLRIYAAKGLDGVRSFGWKGQPSALTPHHGTIEDAFRRHPPHTAHEAARRIEDLTGVRRKASRVRQFLKEDLGMKCLKVAPIPVPPKKTVDEHARTQADFLKDGTGTEVGGSPRR, encoded by the coding sequence ATGCGTCCCCAATATTCGTTTCCCGAACCCGTGGTCCAAGCGATCGCGGACGCGCGCTATCGGCACCCGGACCCGCGTGTCCAAGAGCGGATGGAGATTCTCTGGCTCAAGACCCGGAACGTGACGCACAGTCGGATCGCGGAGTTGGCCAACGTGTCGCGCTCCACGGTGCAGCGGACCCTGCGGATCTATGCGGCGAAGGGTCTGGATGGGGTCCGATCGTTCGGCTGGAAGGGCCAACCCAGTGCGCTGACACCGCATCACGGGACGATCGAAGACGCGTTTCGCCGGCACCCGCCGCACACGGCCCACGAGGCGGCGCGGCGGATCGAGGACCTGACGGGCGTCCGACGCAAGGCGTCGCGGGTGCGCCAGTTCTTGAAAGAGGATCTGGGGATGAAATGCCTGAAGGTGGCACCCATCCCGGTGCCGCCCAAGAAAACGGTCGACGAACACGCCCGCACGCAGGCGGATTTTTTAAAAGACGGAACTGGAACCGAAGTTGGCGGAAGCCCGCGACGGTAA
- a CDS encoding sigma-70 family RNA polymerase sigma factor, translated as MSAASRTRTLPVFVRRLNSAFHASMRDAELLTAFATEQDAEAFAALITRHGPLVWGVCRRTLRDTHDAEDAFQATFLILAREAGRLDCRETLSGWLYSVARRVAHNLRRSLARRQEHEKRAAASRPGAAEQPDTDLGKVLDEELAHLPDKLRNPLLLCHLQGMTHAEAAEVLKCPVSTLSERLARGCEILRGRLARRGLVMTGGHISLALATALSAAASPQVEESLVETAVSFAAGVSPATSAARLAVQVAQATVWARLRLGGVLLAAVLGVAGAGTAAHRHSAPARGDAPSESRPLNAATSTARLDRFGDPLPEGAVVRAGTLRLRPGRFSGGPGRFSGYAAVALSKDARTIYTIDGTNEVAVWDLVSGKQVRTWPGPETCVTLALSPDGTRLAAAGIQEVWTWDVTSDGLQPLWKQKPEKLRPACVAFSPDGKTIACGGESEQSIQMFDAATGELRSVLPGRGHKLAFSPDGRTLASWDHLHDQEARNQVCLWDVATGEKRHTLACASDKQTQVSCFAFSQDGKTMATTATDRSIRLWDVATGQERRLAEDAAHETFVVFEPGGRNLIEAGGERIRVWDVATGREARPAVVAPYLAVATDGGNTCRLSADGSLFVSATPTAIGVWEVRTGRPVGPTDVPGDLVDAVAFSPDGSRLVLKTHAGRQCVSQQYDARSGRYQGEFRPATGPDSVFVATQVGFARTQQIVVTGAVFSLPTKETKGFSLAAWCVAGRAGEKAAEGLRVPAPHVNCNLVTSPDGRLLLMGDEQGNVVVRDRDGGRILQTLKADAEGSQLCFSSDGRWVAGFKSGEAKTRLTLWDVSTWRQTGTCEVEHRYPTTFAVAPGGRWVALGSQLAGPLRVWDTTTGKLAWQFGASDSPGPSPANALAFSPDGRMLAAGGEDGIVRLWEVCTGQERLARTGHRARATSVAFSPDGLRLASGSTDSTALIWDLKVTGPSSNRVSLDAAWSVLTGGDAVAAYKALNELVDTPGRTVPMLRERLCRPEPDAEKVQQWIRDLDDPRFGVRETADRELKKLGSAIEPALTKALKDEQSPEVRARLTNLLGRLAPGSAATLGVVRGIELLERMAADPGARKLLDELADAPTENALAREARAARRRLAGG; from the coding sequence ATGTCAGCCGCCAGTCGAACTCGAACTCTGCCCGTTTTCGTCCGCCGACTCAATAGCGCGTTTCACGCGAGTATGCGGGACGCCGAACTCTTGACGGCCTTCGCCACCGAACAAGACGCCGAGGCGTTTGCGGCCCTGATCACGCGGCACGGCCCGCTCGTTTGGGGCGTCTGTCGAAGAACCCTGCGCGACACACACGACGCGGAAGACGCCTTCCAGGCGACGTTCCTGATCCTCGCCCGCGAGGCCGGTCGGTTGGACTGCCGCGAGACCTTGTCCGGGTGGCTGTACTCCGTCGCCCGCCGCGTCGCCCATAACTTGCGGAGGTCGCTCGCGCGGCGGCAGGAACACGAGAAGCGGGCCGCGGCTTCCCGCCCCGGCGCGGCGGAACAGCCCGACACCGATCTGGGGAAGGTACTCGATGAAGAATTGGCCCACCTGCCCGACAAATTAAGAAACCCGCTCCTACTCTGTCACCTGCAGGGCATGACGCACGCCGAGGCGGCCGAGGTGTTGAAGTGCCCGGTCAGCACGCTGTCGGAGCGGTTGGCCCGCGGCTGCGAGATCCTCCGCGGGCGACTCGCCCGCCGGGGGCTCGTCATGACGGGCGGGCACATTTCTCTCGCCTTGGCCACGGCGTTGTCGGCCGCCGCTTCGCCTCAAGTTGAGGAGTCCCTGGTCGAGACCGCCGTGTCGTTCGCCGCCGGGGTTTCGCCCGCCACGAGTGCCGCGCGGTTGGCGGTTCAAGTGGCCCAGGCGACGGTCTGGGCGCGTTTGCGGCTCGGGGGCGTCTTACTGGCCGCCGTTTTGGGTGTGGCGGGCGCCGGGACGGCCGCCCACAGACATTCCGCGCCCGCCCGTGGTGATGCTCCTTCCGAGTCCCGGCCGCTCAATGCCGCGACCAGCACCGCACGGCTGGATCGGTTCGGCGACCCGCTCCCGGAAGGGGCGGTGGTCCGGGCGGGGACGCTCCGGCTCCGCCCGGGCCGGTTCTCCGGCGGCCCCGGGCGATTCAGCGGCTATGCCGCGGTGGCGCTCAGCAAGGACGCGCGGACGATTTACACGATCGACGGGACCAACGAAGTCGCGGTCTGGGATCTCGTCAGTGGAAAGCAAGTGCGGACCTGGCCCGGGCCGGAAACGTGTGTGACCCTCGCGCTGTCGCCCGACGGAACTCGTTTGGCCGCGGCCGGGATCCAGGAAGTCTGGACCTGGGATGTCACGTCCGATGGCTTGCAGCCGCTGTGGAAACAGAAACCGGAAAAGCTCAGACCCGCGTGCGTCGCGTTCTCGCCCGACGGGAAAACAATCGCGTGTGGTGGCGAGTCCGAGCAGAGCATCCAGATGTTCGATGCCGCCACGGGCGAACTTCGCAGCGTACTCCCCGGCCGGGGGCACAAACTGGCATTCTCACCCGACGGCCGAACGCTCGCGTCCTGGGACCACCTCCACGATCAGGAAGCCCGGAATCAGGTCTGTCTCTGGGACGTCGCGACGGGCGAAAAGCGTCACACCCTGGCCTGCGCGTCTGACAAGCAAACCCAGGTTTCCTGTTTCGCGTTCTCGCAAGACGGCAAGACGATGGCGACGACCGCGACGGACCGCTCGATCCGCCTCTGGGACGTGGCCACCGGCCAAGAACGCCGCCTGGCCGAGGACGCCGCCCACGAAACCTTCGTCGTGTTCGAGCCCGGCGGTCGTAATCTGATCGAGGCCGGGGGCGAGCGAATCCGCGTCTGGGACGTCGCGACGGGACGCGAAGCGCGACCGGCCGTCGTGGCTCCCTACCTCGCCGTTGCCACGGACGGGGGGAACACCTGCCGGCTGTCGGCCGACGGGTCACTCTTCGTTTCGGCCACCCCGACCGCCATCGGCGTCTGGGAGGTGCGGACCGGCCGGCCCGTCGGCCCGACCGATGTGCCGGGGGATTTGGTCGATGCGGTCGCATTCTCGCCCGACGGGAGCCGTCTGGTTCTCAAAACCCACGCCGGACGGCAATGCGTGTCCCAGCAGTACGACGCCCGGAGCGGGCGGTATCAGGGCGAATTCCGCCCGGCGACTGGACCCGATTCCGTCTTTGTCGCGACCCAGGTCGGGTTCGCGCGAACGCAACAGATCGTCGTCACGGGAGCCGTTTTCTCGCTGCCGACGAAGGAGACGAAAGGGTTCTCGCTCGCCGCGTGGTGCGTCGCCGGGCGGGCGGGCGAGAAGGCGGCCGAGGGGCTCAGGGTGCCCGCACCTCACGTAAACTGCAACCTGGTCACGTCGCCCGACGGCCGACTCCTCCTGATGGGCGACGAACAGGGAAACGTCGTCGTGCGGGACCGGGACGGCGGCCGGATACTTCAGACTCTCAAGGCCGACGCCGAGGGGTCCCAACTCTGCTTCTCTTCGGACGGGCGGTGGGTGGCCGGATTCAAAAGCGGCGAGGCCAAGACCAGGCTGACGCTCTGGGACGTTTCGACCTGGCGGCAGACCGGCACCTGCGAGGTCGAACACCGATACCCCACAACGTTCGCCGTGGCGCCCGGCGGGAGGTGGGTCGCCCTGGGTTCTCAACTCGCCGGGCCGCTTCGGGTCTGGGACACGACCACGGGTAAACTCGCGTGGCAGTTCGGCGCGTCCGACAGCCCCGGCCCGAGTCCGGCCAACGCGCTCGCGTTCTCGCCGGACGGGCGGATGCTGGCGGCCGGCGGGGAAGACGGGATCGTGCGGCTGTGGGAGGTCTGCACGGGGCAGGAACGCCTCGCCCGGACCGGACATCGCGCCCGCGCCACCTCGGTGGCGTTCTCCCCGGACGGCCTGCGCCTGGCCTCGGGAAGCACCGACAGCACGGCTTTGATTTGGGATCTGAAAGTGACCGGCCCGTCGTCGAATCGCGTCTCGCTGGACGCGGCCTGGTCCGTCCTCACCGGCGGGGACGCGGTCGCCGCGTACAAGGCCCTCAACGAACTTGTCGACACGCCCGGGCGGACCGTCCCGATGCTCCGGGAACGGCTCTGCCGCCCCGAACCGGACGCGGAGAAGGTCCAGCAATGGATTCGCGACCTGGACGACCCCCGGTTCGGAGTCCGTGAAACGGCCGACAGGGAATTGAAGAAATTAGGGTCCGCGATCGAACCCGCCCTGACGAAGGCGCTGAAAGATGAGCAATCGCCGGAGGTCCGGGCTCGTCTCACGAATCTTTTGGGACGACTTGCGCCGGGGTCGGCGGCCACGCTCGGGGTGGTTCGCGGGATCGAACTATTGGAGCGGATGGCGGCCGACCCCGGGGCCCGGAAACTTCTCGACGAACTGGCCGACGCGCCGACCGAAAACGCGCTCGCCCGGGAAGCACGCGCCGCCCGCCGCCGGCTCGCCGGGGGGTGA
- a CDS encoding YdjY domain-containing protein: MRPAFLSAALFLSVAPLLADNAVPALPKPGAVVIDELRGEVILSAKIQIPDGKPCINEYGERIQAFAGCATAAGGDAKMAGYFVFLVDVPTEDVHAALIKLGCKPRVHYSIQQGKQHQGLKPTTTPTDYLQGDPVALSVFWQKDGRWVEKPYQDFVTERVVVDGKPVEKPWTPHFVFHGSGALHKSGTGCLACPCDCAGGIIADNRNPLYEPKPMVKFDTSKVPPAGTQVYVRIRPTITKE, from the coding sequence ATGCGTCCCGCATTCCTGTCGGCTGCGCTGTTTCTGTCCGTCGCTCCTTTGCTCGCCGACAACGCGGTGCCGGCTCTCCCGAAGCCCGGGGCTGTGGTGATCGACGAACTCCGCGGGGAAGTGATCCTGTCGGCCAAGATCCAGATTCCGGACGGGAAGCCTTGTATCAACGAATACGGCGAGCGCATCCAGGCGTTCGCCGGCTGCGCGACGGCAGCCGGCGGGGACGCGAAGATGGCCGGGTACTTCGTCTTCCTCGTAGACGTACCGACCGAAGACGTCCACGCCGCCCTGATCAAACTCGGGTGCAAACCGCGGGTTCACTACAGCATTCAACAGGGCAAACAGCACCAGGGGCTGAAGCCGACCACGACTCCCACGGATTACCTGCAAGGCGACCCGGTCGCACTATCGGTGTTCTGGCAGAAAGACGGCCGGTGGGTCGAGAAGCCGTACCAAGATTTCGTGACCGAGCGCGTGGTGGTAGACGGGAAGCCGGTGGAAAAACCGTGGACGCCACACTTCGTTTTCCACGGCAGCGGTGCGTTGCACAAGTCCGGGACCGGCTGCCTCGCGTGCCCGTGCGATTGCGCCGGCGGGATCATCGCGGACAACCGCAACCCGCTCTACGAGCCGAAGCCGATGGTGAAGTTCGACACGAGCAAGGTGCCGCCTGCCGGAACGCAAGTTTACGTCCGCATCCGGCCGACCATAACCAAGGAATGA
- a CDS encoding DUF1559 domain-containing protein, protein MIAAGPYTVQGVMLGGVGDGGPGSLDASVVSVFVCPSDGLPSPAVGQIPGTNSYLGLSSYRGSMSGKDPSDPQYGTDGVIVNGVTGSVRITDITDGTSNTLMFGEHNNVDPNWPAWAAVFAPVIASDPSVPYWVLGSTWTTQILFDQAGTAGSLNALLPSSAGDFSTTSFYVLSARASSFGSRHTGGANFTLADGSVRFISNAVNSNPTVLPALATRAGGEVIDPSAY, encoded by the coding sequence ATGATCGCGGCCGGGCCGTACACGGTTCAGGGCGTCATGTTGGGCGGGGTGGGGGACGGCGGCCCGGGCTCGTTGGACGCCTCAGTAGTGTCCGTGTTCGTCTGCCCGTCCGACGGCCTCCCGTCTCCCGCGGTCGGCCAGATTCCGGGGACGAACAGTTACCTTGGTCTGTCCAGCTACCGGGGCAGCATGTCCGGGAAGGACCCGTCGGACCCACAGTACGGGACCGACGGGGTGATCGTCAACGGGGTGACGGGGAGTGTCCGGATCACCGACATTACGGACGGGACGTCGAACACGCTGATGTTCGGTGAACACAACAACGTCGACCCGAACTGGCCGGCCTGGGCGGCGGTTTTTGCCCCCGTCATCGCGAGCGATCCGAGCGTACCGTACTGGGTGCTGGGTTCGACCTGGACGACGCAAATCCTCTTCGACCAGGCGGGCACGGCGGGGTCGCTCAACGCACTACTTCCCAGCAGCGCGGGGGATTTCTCGACGACCAGTTTCTATGTGTTGAGCGCGAGGGCCAGCAGTTTCGGGAGCCGGCACACGGGCGGCGCGAACTTCACCCTGGCCGACGGGTCGGTCCGCTTCATCTCGAACGCGGTGAACAGCAACCCGACCGTCCTCCCGGCCCTGGCCACCCGGGCGGGCGGCGAAGTGATCGACCCCTCGGCTTATTGA